In Hemicordylus capensis ecotype Gifberg chromosome 4, rHemCap1.1.pri, whole genome shotgun sequence, the genomic window GTTAAAAGAGAATTGCTAAAGTTGGGAGTAAATTATTACGTCTTGGAAGATTCCTTGTGCTTGAAGAGAACTAAGTCTGGCTGCAGCATGCCAGAAATTTGGGATATAGAAGACCTTAACAACGTTGGAAATTCCCCTTTTGCAACATCCTGAGAAAAGATTCCAGGCCAAATTTCAGAACATTTTTCAACTACGAATTATTCAAAATGTTAGAAATTACCAAGGAATGACAGTATTTGTTCATAAACTGGGAATTGTTTAAACTCTGTGAATTTCTGGTtcatatattaaaaattaaatatttttattaactgtttaatcctctctaataaaatgcttggtgtccgtccgtggacggacaccaagcgtgcgttcgtgccttcgcgcatgcccagaacagagcaaggcagccgTGAACGCCAGCacctggcggccatgttggggccgggagaaggagaattgGCCGCCACccacgccaggaggagagtgcgggcgaggcggcggcggcggagctgcggccacggccagaggtggcggtggccgcggcggggcaactggcggcgggagtgtgGGTGAGGCAGCgtcggggccagaagcggccgctgcgAGGAAAAAAAAAGCGGCGTGGGAAATGGCGGCCCAGAAGCGGCTGCCGCAAACAAAGGAGAGAGGcaccgggggaagaggcggcggagccaccgccgaggcctggcactgCCGGTAAAGCCgggtgggggggaaccttggggccctagcccgatcccaccattcccgccCCCccattactaagggccaaattggccctaaaaAATGCCGCCGCgcacgccctttccgctcaaagcgccagtttgagaagagcctttgcagagagagaagctctgctagcgagctcctctctcctgtagaaatggtgggatcgggcagctgggagggcagttcGGCCACGGCGTCCGAGGTGGCGGGGGCCGaagccattactagcgcccgtttttcaacgggctaaaattcacttgtagttttatattgttcttgttttgtaaaccgccttgggattgttttaatgaaaggcgatatacaaatctaacaataaataaataaataaataaataactgtacaCTCACACTACTACATGATCCTCGATTACAAAGACCAAATGAAATCATGTTGCAGTTATAAGATTTCTACTTCGTTTTCCATGCAGTTGAGACAAAATAACTGAAATTAGTCTCTGCCATTTCATCTTTCATCACTAGATAAGCTTATGAGTGTCAGGCCACATGCGACTTACAGTATATGTTCCTGTTCAGTTATATTACTGTAGTGTAAACATAGAGTAACAACATTGTCTTAGCAGAGTTCTTGTGCAAATGATCAAAATTAATTATCTTGATTGATTGGAAACCCCGATAAGAGGTAAGTTGAAGTTTATGCAGACGGCTGGCAAACAGCAAGATTTGCCTGAGGTATCTGTGACACACAACACAGCTGTTCTGCAATATAAAATGTATCCATTATATACTCTGAAGAGATTGCTTGTATGTGTGAACTAAAGTCATACTTCTCAATTATCGACATATACCAAATTTTGCGTTCACAatcttgccacttaaattagcacaatgcactttttttttaataatcactggaatatgctcagtgaaaaaatattttatttatttatttatttatttatttattttggagcTTTGAAGTAAATCACACACATACGACCTGGTAACATGGATTTATATTAAAAATTCCTGGTTTACATCACATTGTGTCTTTATGAGAAAAACATGCTAAATggtggttaataataataataataataataataataataataatacttcagaaggactcaatgtctgaataaaacaaaccagtcaataacacctgtctgactgtgtaaacaagaaataatacaagtcaaaataatttaCATAGCAATAACAGGTGacagtagaatagaagaaaaagaaaaagaaaaaccacaaaatacaaagatctacaaattgaagttgaaaggttgtggcagaagaagaccaaaataatcccagtggtaattggcgccctgggtgcagttccaaaagacctcgaagagcacctcaacaccataggggccacagaaatcaccatcagccaattacaaaaagcaactctactgggaacagcctatattttgcaacgatatctataataacagcaacaacgttgataataaaatccagccatcccaggtccttgggaaggactcgatgtctggataaaacaaaccagtcaataacacctgtctgactatgtaaataaataataataacaataacaataatataacCTCATTTTGCCTTTCAGTTTGCTGGTTTGCCAACCACCTGTGCTTGTCAGAAAGCTGAATCCAGATCAAACTTAAAGGACTGTCCTCCCACCAAGTGAGCATAAAACTGCCTCTTCCCCTTCACTCTATCCATCCTTTTCCAAGTGATCATTATAAGCACCTGATATGCTATTGTTGTAATGTCTTGTTCTTTGTAGATTAAGAATGGCTGAAGGGAAATCTCGCCTAACCAGAgaagagcaacagcagctgcagcattTGTTGGGATGCAAGCACATTAGTCTGCTCTATAAGGCAAGCATTCATGGTTATGCTGCCCAAACCTTTCATAATATATGCAACCGCCAAGGCCCAACTGTAGTAGTGGCCTACAGCACAAGTGGTTACATTTTTGGAGGGTTTACTGCACATAGTTATACATCATCTGGCGCATATATCAATGATGACAGAGCTTTCCTCTTTAGACTGAAAGGGAAAGAGTGCAATCCACTAAAAATCCCAGTCAACGTTTCCGAAAACGCAGTATGTGATAATGCTGCACATGGTCCTTATTTTGGAGCTGGATCACTTATATTCTTGTCGCAAAATAGGGCAGAAGTAGCCACAGATGCTAGTATTGCCACCTACTCATTCCGTGCTGAAGATTTACACGGAAATGACCAGCGCCTTCTGGAATGTGAAGTATATCGAGTTGATGGTGAGTTGAAATAACAAGAACACATTTTCTTCTTGAAGATAGTTTCATTACATTCTCACAGTGTTCTGATGTATTCCCTTAGATGTTGGTCCTTTTATGGAATCTCCCTGGAGAAAGATTGGATGGACAGCTGGGTAGGTTAACTTTACATATCTTCATTATAATCTGTatgcatcatatatatatatgcccctggtggcgcagtggtaaaactgctgccctgtaaccagaaggttacaagttcaatcctgaccaggggctcaaggttgactcagccttccatccttccgaggtcggtaaaatgagtacccagaatgttgggggcaatatgctaaatcattgtaaaccgcttagagagctccggctagaaagcggtatataaatgtaagtgctattgctattgctattgctatatatatgGCAAGGACTGTTACTCTTGGGAAACTGTAGCTGATGTCACTGAATAACAGTTGAAAAACTTCATAGATAATCTGAAGCAGGGGTGGACATTAGGTAGTTTGGGAACTACTGCTAGCTCCagggcttatctgaagtagctttTGGAGGTTCTTCCAGCTGATACCACAAATTGGATTGGTTGGCCAAGTGGGGTCACGGACATGCCGTTTTTGATCTCTCTTTAGGCACTCAAGGTTGCTtttggattgataactggttggaCGACAggaaagggtaggaataaatggataattttcacaatggatggaaaTAAGAAGaagtactgggactagtgctttttaatgtatttataaatgatctagaaattgggataagcaacgaggtggccaaatttgcagatgacactaaaccacGAAgagtagtgaaattcaaaagagattgtgaggagttccaaaatgatctctccaaattgggtgagtggacaacaacatggcaaatgctgttcattgtaaataaatgtaaagtgatgcacattaggccAAAAAACTGCtagttcacatatacactgatgggatctgagttgttggtgattgccaggagagagatcttggggttttagtggacaactcattgaaaatgttgactcagtgtaTAGCAACTTTGAAAAAGCCAAATTCCATGGTAGTCTTATTAGGAAGGAgaatgaaaatgaaactgctaatataattTCTTTATACAAATCTTTGTGCAATCACATTTGGAGTTCTGTTTACTGTTCTGATCACCATATTTgaactggaaacggtgcagaagagggcaaccaagttgatcaggggcctggattaCCTTTCTTATCAGACAAAGCTGCAAcgtcttagtttagaaaaaagttgaGTAAGGTGAgtcatgacagaggtctataaaattatgcttgaATATCCATTGCAGacgagcaaaagcaggagagatagcatgccttcatctcttactTTCAGGCTATGGAGAGaaaggggtatgcacaaaactgaaccTGGTGGTTCGGTTCATGTTCAAACTGGACTTGGAATGGGGGAACACCCCAGTTCAAGTACCGGTGTTATTGAACTGTctgctggtctggttcaaatttaatttttttaatttttttaaaaaaattctaactGGAGTCAAATTGGCTCAGCCATATGGAATAATGACAATTCAaattggcccattattccctgtgggcagtgcctagggacaccaaaatgagtTAGGTGGTACATcatgatggttgctacctaccacccaagctGCAAAGCAAAGGGTTAATTGGGCaaattttaatgaatgtttttgtGGCTGACCTCCTGATccagaaaaaaataaattaaacaaattattcaaaattGTCTGATTACTtttgagttgggtggtaggtagcacccatcacacaggtgatggcccaccaggtgccactacTTCTGAGTGTACATCTAGAATACAGTATGCAGACAGAGCACACAGTCAGACCACCAGATCACAGTCCAGAGTGCACTATGAGGACAGACACATGGAGCTAATCTCACACCAGAAGTCAAAATAGAATAGagatttcttgccacaacaccaccATCTTGCAGACCGAACATCAAATCTCAGAAAGGATGGGCAGGCAAGGCAACCAAgttcttctgcctttgtccatctgatATCCAGCAAAAACAAGCATATTCAATTGTGTTTGTGGGCTTGCAGAGATTGAAAAAGGAAAACCACATGCTTGatgagaagtcttctttcttctctttgtgtCTCCAGTAAGTTGGCCTCAGGTTGAGTTGGGCCTTGCTTGACATCCTGTAGGCTGACACATGTCAGGGAATCAGTCTAGGCTCATCATggggcaatgtgtgtgtgtgtgtccggctGTGCAGAAGCAAACAACATAACAACCAACAACATCTGAAAGCCAGCCCCCAAAAAACACCTATGCTCTTGGTTTGAACTTAAATTGGTCAAATCAGGTCAGACCAGTTGGAGTCAAACCcgctttgaaccaaactggttctgcacacccctactgagagACATCAGGTGTGACACCGTGGGATgcaggatattggactagataggtttgggacctgatccagcaaagctgttcttatattcttaatttTTCTCCAATTCCTTCTCCTACAAAAAAGCCTGCAGTGCTTTTCTCCAGTCCTTCAGCAAAGTTCTCCTGGAATTGAGGGGGTTTGCTGTTAAAACCCCTTGTACACATTTTTGTAAAGTCGttcttgactcctggcgaccacagagcacttGTGGTAGCCTCtctgacagaatacaggaggggtttaccattgcctcctcccgcacagtatgatatgatgcctttcagcatcttcctatatcgctgctgcctgatacaggagtttcccatagtctggaaaacataacCATGGGGATTAGCAtcgggaacctctggcttgctagtcaagtcatttcctgctgtgctgtGTACAAACTGCCATTTTACAATGAGCTCCATCTttccaagctgccattttgcaattGGTTCCCAAGTCAGTATTTTGAGCTGGTAGCTCTGAAGGCTCTGTAGTAGTGAGGAACTCCTGCTGAAGTCTTCCCACCCCTCTTCTCATGTATTTGTGAAGCACAGTGATTCTAACAGGTTTCTCTTTCCTAGCTTTTCTGTTTCCTATAAGAAGTCATCATGTCAGTAACATTGCTGACAGCTATAAAAAAGCTACACCTTGAGGTGATGAAGTTAGTGGTTGGGTTCATTCGTACTATGAAGTCATGGTTTGTACTAACTGTAGTAAAGAATCCAAACCATTAGTTTTTCTTAAGCTTCAAGACacagggtgggttcacacataatgtggcgCCTGATGTTTGTGTGAACTCCTGCAGCCCGGGAATGAGAGCTCCCCCTCTCATCTCTTTGCACATGTTTCCTTCTTTTGTGGGTTTGCAGAGATTGGCCATGAGttatgaacccaccaatcttggatTATCCTAGCCAATTGCTGCGGAGAACCAGATCTGAAGTTAGTTTCAAATCTTCAGTCCCCTGCAGCAAGTAGGTTAGGATATCCTGAGACTGATGAGTTGGGAGGTCACAACCAATCTCAGCATGTTGTAACCTGCAAAGGATGTAGGCATGCATGTGACattgggagggggagagtgtgCTCCCAACACTGCGGAAGCTTGTACAAATCTCAGGTGTCATTttgtgtgtgaacctgcccattgAACAGGCATATTGTGTTTTAGAGTTACTTGTCTGCTTTTGTTTCTCAGGTAGCTTCTCAAGGCTCAGCTACTTAAGCTGATGACTCTTTTCATGATACAGCAGCCTCTGGAGGTGGAATAATGTCTCTAACTCTGGTTTAACAACTCATAATCACATTTAGTTCAAAGCAGCTTCAAAACATGGTTTCAGATCCTTGTATTTCGGCCTTGAACAATCCACAGTTTGTAGACAGGCTTGCATACAGACcaggttaggctggtcatgagaaatgGCAGGATTCTGACGGTTCCCTCCACTTCCCACCCACCTAACTCTCCTAAATAACTCGGCTGTGTGCTGATGTTAAGGATGTGCTTACACCCTTAACCTGACAGCCAGGTGTTGTGTCTCCTTCGGCTGAATTCAGCCCAAGGAGGCAAAGAGGCGGGCACCTAAATCACCTTTCTGATGGAGTAATCCCTCAATGCAATATATGTGGCTTGGTTCATTGTGGGATATGTTCCGGGTAGCCGGAACAATGAGTTATGGCCAGAGATCCCTCTCAGCTCCTTTGTGGATGCAGACCATTTGGGTGAGTGGGAGGTGCACAAAAGATGGTCTGCTTGGTCAtctgtagtggtgtgcatggtccggataCCCCGCGGTTCGGCATGGGGGGactttctctttaaggggtggtggtagtacttacccccccgccactcttccccctccggcgctggtggtttccaaaacgttcttggggcggcagagtacctccctgctgcccctgcccccgtcattgtccttGCTAGTGTTAAAGTAAACAGAGCTGGTGGTGCGCATGTGCCCTTTGCGACGTGCGCACTCGTCCCCACCGCTGGCGTGCGCGTGCCGCATACATCACGCTGACGTATGCGGCGGACGCACGCCAATGGCGGGGACGAGCGTGCGCGCCGCAAAGGGCACATGTGCGCCACCAGCTCTGTTTACTTTAAtgctagcaaggacaacgacgggggcaggggcggcagggaggtactctgccgccccaagaacgttttggaaaccgccagtgccggagggggaagagcggcgggggggtaagtactaccaccccccgttAAAGAGAAAGTCCCCCCCAGCCCTTCTGAACTGAACCGTGGGGtatccagaccggtccggaggccttgtcaatggcctccggaccgaaccatgcacactcctagtcatCTGGGGTGAAGGTAAGTTGAAagatgccttcacctcttgccctCTCTGCCCATTcctggcaatcgtgagaatcacctcataaTGAGCAGGGTCTCCTGAtcggtgagacccagtttcttagagtgagtagggagagcgggctaagcccggattggctgcccacatgattgccagctccatgatggagctggcaggggctggggggagcggggtccGATTGGTTCCCgcaaactccagcatgccctgcgtgagcgcacatggcatgctggcaagacccccagagccaggaggcggcttttcaccttcCCTCTgggtgtctcctcatgagtagccatgccacggagctgcaccgtggctactcacgatcagatagcctgggtttgcggagcacttgctctgcaaactcgggctaaggggaggggtatttgagCGGGTTAACCACTTGAGAACTatcgggcttgcagccgagcctggtggttcttacgatcagcaaaaatcgggctaggctctcctagcccgatttttgccgattgtcagaatagccccaatgtgaaACCATGATTTTGCTAAAAAAAACAGCCAGGGTTTCTCATTATGTCTGTTCCAGCCAGTGTGGTTAATGTGAAAACATATATTTTGTTTTTTCAGATTACATTACAATTCTAAGGGTGTATTTTTTTCTGACTCAACAGGGAAAGAAATAAATTGATGGAAGAAATAACAACTTACAAGCCCTCTCTGAAGTCTGTGCCACAGGTTCGGATTCTGTTTCTAGGCCCAGTTGGAGCTGGGAAGTCCAGCTTTTTCAATTCTGTGAATTCCACTTTTCGGGGCTATGTAATAAGTCAAGCTACTGCAGGATCGGATGCCAAAAGTGTGACAACTCAGGTAGTTATGTGCTGATAAATGTATCAAATGACATTCAGTAGATTCATGTTTTGATTAATCTTTTGagtatgttatatatatatatatttagtcaAAGTTGGTTCTCATCGCTATAAAAATATCACCCAAACAAAATCTCTGGTATCATAATTACACCATGCCATCCCATATCCAAGCAACAGAAAATGATGGCAACAATTAAAAGTTAAGTTTCATTTCAGTCTTCATAGAATTACTCTAAATAGATTTCCTTAAAATCATCAGAAGAATATTTGATTTATTCTTGAAAAAAAGATCTTAATTTCACATCATATTGATAGCAATAAGTTGTTGACTTCTCTTGTGTTCATGATGGTTGCAAAGTTCTTAAACTATCTTGATCTTACAAAAGTGACTCaagacttatttccaagtaaagatGATAAACTGCCTTTCTAGCTCATTTGTCACCAGTAGAGAAGTTCCATGATATAGAAATTCACAAGAAGTTTTCATTTATACTAGTAGGTTAGAGATGGAGAAACATCCCACTAATTATCTTGCAATCCTTGCAAGTACTCAAAACTGTACTCAAGGCTTATTTTTTGCATATTCAGAAATGATTAAAGAACCAAGAAGCCTAGGCTTCCCAAGGCTAAAAACCCTGCAACACTGAGTGAGGGTGGCAGGCCCTGGTGGGAACAGACCTGGCTCTCAGACAGATACACAGAAGCAGGCAGGCTCTCTGGGCAACTCTCTATACAACTTCAAATGAGGTTCTGAGCATGTTCCGAAGTGCCATTTCCTGCTGGTATCACTACACATTCTATGGTCTCTGAAAGAAATTATGGTTCTGAGCATGTCCAGGACTATCGTTGCAAGTTGTGGAGATGGCCAGTAGCAGGACCCACTCTGAAGATGGGTCACGTGTTCTGTCCCCACTGCAAGTCATGTGGTCTGTTCTTGTGTACTGGGATGAGCACAATGAAGCACTGCATTTCCTTCTTTAAGTCTCAGTTCTCCAAGAAAGGAGGCACTTGGTCTTTCTGTGCAAGAGGGTGAAAAAGACAAACTTCTTTGAATGGATTTTATATTATATCTCTTAAAACAACAGTATAGGACCTATGGAGTTAAATATGGAAGTAATGGAAAGctgcttcccttccttttctGCGATACTATGGGACTAGAAGAAAAACAAGGAGCTGGTTTGGAGATGAACGACGTGTCCAGTATATTAAAAGGCCATGTTCCTGATAGGTATCAGGTAGGATACAAAACTTAACGCCTTCACTTCACTTGAAATAAAGTGGgttctttttaaaagggattttctggtttattttttaattactgCAGAGGAACAGTCCTCTCAGTATTCAGCATTAGATGGGCTCGGTGGCCAATCTAATTGGCAACTGGAGCATTAGAAAAgctccaggggcatagggagctcacTGGTGGCCGTGGGACAAGTTCTTGCAAGTGACTCCCTTCTCCTTATTGATTGTCTTGTGCATATGCATCAATGCACACCAGCCATGCTCCTGAGtatgatgtcatatgcaggggtGTGGTCACTATGGGCGGGATGGGCCGTGCTGGCCATTGCCATTTGCAAAGTATTTTTGCAAGCAAAGGAGCAGTAAAGGGGCCTCATGACCACTTCTCATGCTAGTGGCcacaggtggggtggtggtgagtggcTGGATGAGTTTGGTGACCCCTGGAGGGAGGTAGTGGAGGGGTGAGAGTCTTTGGTGGCCCCTGGAAGTACTGGGGAAGCAAGCCTCTGGAGCCCCTCAAATGTACTCAGGGCAGTGGTGGCCTGAGGGTGACCATCCATCCATGCCAAGATAGCCACACGACTCAAAAGCACACTAACAATGATTATTTAGTGATCTATTTTCCTCATTCTCAATGGCAGATCCCCAGATAACTTTCACATTCTTGTTTCACTTAAGAGTTCTAGTTTGTATTTGTTATACATTGTTGTGTACAACTGTTTGCATTTGTTGTACACTTTTTTTGCTAAATAAATTTTCGTCATCTTCTACAAAAGTGGAAGATACTGAATATCTTATACAGAATATCTTACCTACTGTTGCTTATTATTTTGTTCCACTCTTTTATGTTCAGTTTAATCCATCTGCTGCTATGCAACCAAATgtgccaggctacatcaagaacCCATCTCTGAAAGACCAGATCCATTGTGTGGTAATTGTTCTTGATGGCTCCAAGGTTGAGATT contains:
- the LOC128324752 gene encoding interferon-induced protein 44-like isoform X1 — its product is MAEGKSRLTREEQQQLQHLLGCKHISLLYKASIHGYAAQTFHNICNRQGPTVVVAYSTSGYIFGGFTAHSYTSSGAYINDDRAFLFRLKGKECNPLKIPVNVSENAVCDNAAHGPYFGAGSLIFLSQNRAEVATDASIATYSFRAEDLHGNDQRLLECEVYRVDDVGPFMESPWRKIGWTAGERNKLMEEITTYKPSLKSVPQVRILFLGPVGAGKSSFFNSVNSTFRGYVISQATAGSDAKSVTTQYRTYGVKYGSNGKLLPFLFCDTMGLEEKQGAGLEMNDVSSILKGHVPDRYQFNPSAAMQPNVPGYIKNPSLKDQIHCVVIVLDGSKVEILPEELEKKLREIRRQSKQANEFDVPQLVILTKVDEICPSLLEDISYVYKSKVVEKQMQLTAERLGIPLSQIVPVKNYYSELDLRDDVDILILMAVRQMLRLSESYLDNFPLDESSVVNAKERKMNNLSE
- the LOC128324752 gene encoding interferon-induced protein 44-like isoform X2, which translates into the protein MLVLPPTHSVLKIYTEMTSAFWNVKYIELMMLVLLWNLPGERLDGQLGTQGCFWIDNWLDDRKGERNKLMEEITTYKPSLKSVPQVRILFLGPVGAGKSSFFNSVNSTFRGYVISQATAGSDAKSVTTQYRTYGVKYGSNGKLLPFLFCDTMGLEEKQGAGLEMNDVSSILKGHVPDRYQFNPSAAMQPNVPGYIKNPSLKDQIHCVVIVLDGSKVEILPEELEKKLREIRRQSKQANEFDVPQLVILTKVDEICPSLLEDISYVYKSKVVEKQMQLTAERLGIPLSQIVPVKNYYSELDLRDDVDILILMAVRQMLRLSESYLDNFPLDESSVVNAKERKMNNLSE
- the LOC128324752 gene encoding interferon-induced protein 44-like isoform X3: MESPWRKIGWTAGERNKLMEEITTYKPSLKSVPQVRILFLGPVGAGKSSFFNSVNSTFRGYVISQATAGSDAKSVTTQYRTYGVKYGSNGKLLPFLFCDTMGLEEKQGAGLEMNDVSSILKGHVPDRYQFNPSAAMQPNVPGYIKNPSLKDQIHCVVIVLDGSKVEILPEELEKKLREIRRQSKQANEFDVPQLVILTKVDEICPSLLEDISYVYKSKVVEKQMQLTAERLGIPLSQIVPVKNYYSELDLRDDVDILILMAVRQMLRLSESYLDNFPLDESSVVNAKERKMNNLSE